GCAATTCGCCCCAGTGTGAAGACGACAAGGATTTCGGCTGGGTTCTACACGGGTTGTGGCCGCAATATGAAAACGGCTGGCCCGCTGATTGCCGCCACACGTTCCGCAACCCTTCCCGCGCAGACACGTCCGCAATGGCCGATATTATGGGCACAAGCGGGTTGGCGTGGCACCAGTGGAATAAACACGGGTCTTGTTCGGGCCTGTCACCCGACGACTACTACGCGTTGGCGCGGCTGGCTTATGAACAGGTCACCCGCCCCGCGGTTTTCCGGCGCTTAGAAGACCCTATCACGCTTCCTGCATCGCTAATTGAAGAGGCGTTCATGCGCGAAAACGAAGGCTTAGATGCTGACGAAATCACCATCACATGCCGCAGCCAGCGCATTCAAGAAGCACGTATCTGTCTTACACGTGATCTAGAACTGCGCCGCTGTGGATCAGACGTCATCCGTGACTGCACGCTTGATGATGCGCTGTTTGATCCGGTTAGGTAACCTAACTACGCGTTCGCATCTCGCTTGAGGGCTTGAGCCATACAATGAATGCCGCCACCAGTTTTTGAAATTTCGGCTGTCTCAACGGCAGCCACTTCAAACCCACGGGCGCGCAACTTGTCGATCAATGTTTCCGACGACCTCGGCGCGATGATTTTGTCATTCCCGAGCGACATAAGATTGCACCCCAGCGCCATCGTATCAGCGAATGGTACATCAATTATCTCGTGCCCCTTTGCCTTAAGCCAATCAACAATTGCTGGTTCCGTACAGGCCAGACAAACAGCCGTCAGTTTCTCAGCGATTGGAACGACCATAAGGTCAATGTGAACGTAAAATTCGTCGATATAGGCGATGCGTACTTCCCAGCCTTCAGTTTCAAACCAGCCTGCAACCTGCTTCGCGCCCGCCTCATTGGTGCGTGCTTCGCCACAACCGATCAAGACACAGCCTTCTTCGATGACATTGAAGTCGCCACCTTCGAACGTGCCAGCGGTGACCATGTCATAGATCGGGATGCCCAGTTTTTCATAGGCGCGGATTGCAGCGTAGTTCTCGCCGCGGCGCCACCATTGGGACATCGCGGTGATGAAAGCCCCATATGGGGTCATCACACTGGAATCACGGGAGTATACCTGCATGGTCAGTTCAGGCTCTGCATCAAGCATGTGAACATTCACGTTGAAATGACGATAGGCGTCGACCAGCTCGGCATGTTGGGCCTGCGCGACTTGGATGTTGCACGGCGCTTCACGCAAATGCTTTCGCGACAAACTAGACGTTGCGCGGTGAAACAGGTGCGCGGGCGAGCCGAGCAAAACATCCGTCAGCGGATCAGTTTCATTCGGCAGCGTCCAATGTGTGAGAGGGGCTGTTCCACCATTTGGGTTGCGGCGTTGCAGACTGAAAGCATCAGTTGATTTATCGAGGGCCATTGGAAATTCTCCATCAAAGACGCTGGTTGCGCATGAATTCACAGGAGAACGGTAGAACCCAAGTTTGGTTCAGTCAATTGACGCGGGCGCATTCATTTGAGCTAAATGATCAGTGGGTTTCCCATAGTATAACGCATCCGTTGGCTACCCCGAACCTTCTATCACCCACAGAGCGCCGCCAAGGCGGTGGCAGCCTGAAAGGTCCCAAAGGCAAGGTTCCTGCCATCGGCATGTTTGCTCAGACCTTCAGCACGATCTTTCCAATGTGTGCGCTGCTTTCCATCCGCGTGTGCGCGGCGGCCGCGTCGGCCAACGCGAATTCATGATCCATCACAGGCACGACGCGCCCAGATGTAAGCAACGGCCAGACCTGTTCTCGCAACTGCATGGCGATCTCAGCCTTCGCCAAGTCCGATTGTGGGCGCAGGGTGCTGCCTGTGATTGTCAGGCGGCGCATCATTAGATGGGCGAAGTTCAATTCGATTTTGGGACCTTGAAGGAATGCGATTTGCACAAGACGCCCATCATCGGCCAAAGCACGCACATTACGTGGCAGGTAGTCCCCACCAACCATATCGAGGATCAGGTTCGCGCCACCCTCGGCCTTCATTACCTCAACAAAATCCGCTTCCCGATAGTTCATCGCCACCTCAGCCCCAAGGTCGAGGCAGGCCGCGCACTTCTCGTCAGACCCAGCGGTCGTGAACACGCGTGCTCCAAAGGCATTTGCCAGTTGAATTGCTGTCGTGCCGATACCAGACGAGCCACCATGCACCAAGAACCGCTCCCCCGCTTTCAACCCTCCGCGCATGAACACGTTGGACCAGACGGTGAAGAACGTTTCGGGCAAACACGCTGCCTGTTTCAACGACAATCCAACAGGAACCGGAAGGCAATGCGCGGCAGGTGTGACCACTTCTTCGGCATAACCGCCACCGGGCAACAATGCGCTAACTTGATCGCCAACGTTCCAGTCAGTTACCCCATCACCGATCGCAGAAATCTCACCCGCGGCCTCAAGTCCTGGCAAGGGGCTCGCACCTTTGGGTGGGTTATACATGCCGGCACGTTGCAAGGCGTCTGGGCGGTTAACACCGGCGTATGCCACCTTAATACGGACCTGACCAAAGGCGGGTTCTGGCGTTGGCACATCAACATGTGTTAGTACTTCGGGTCCGCCCGCTTGCGAAATCTCAACTGCTTTCATCGTCGTGTGCTCCATGAACCGGGTAAATCATCCGCCGGTGCGGACGGTGCTTTTATGTGAGAGGTGAAACGTTCCAGCGCACCTGCGAAGGGCTTGGTGAGCGGGTTCTTGTTCAACGCCGCTTTAAAACTTTCAAACTGCATCACGTTTTCAATGCGCCGATCGATGAAATCGGTCGTCGCTTGCCCGTCGTCCGTATCATCACCCAACCAGAACAAAACAACGGCGCCATAGACTGCCGAAAGCGTGGCGCGTTTGGTGTAGTAATTCACATCCTCAGACGTGTCCCCCAAAGCCGTCCAAATCGCGTCAGCCGTTCCCCAAATCAACTTGGAACCAATGGGCGCCATATGCGGCAGCGCGAACAACGCTGACCCACGGCGCACGGCTTCCTTGTCAGTTACGGCATCCAAGCGAAGGCGCACCGCATGGGCGACTTTGTCGCGAAATCGCATCTCGGACAGGTCAGCGGCTTTCAGGGCCGTCACCATCGCCGCGTCTCCTTCAGTGTGGAACAACACCGCAAGGTCTGAGGCACCACGCGGACACAATGCACGCGCCTCTTCAAGCGTTGCTCCGCAATCCTCAGCCGCCGCTGCAAACGCCTCATTCGACCAACCGTCAAAGGCGACATGCGGTAGAATCGCGTCGAGTAATGTCAGTGCAGTGGTCATATCAGGCTCCGATATCAGGCATTTGCCCCATACTAGACAAGTAACAGGGTACTTGCTATATGGCGGCCTCCTGCAACTTATTGCAAATCCAACTTAGAGAGGTGGTGAAAACCACATGCAGGTTAGTGTTCGTGACAACAACGTCGATCAGGCGCTCCGCGCTCTGAAGAAAAAGCTCCAGCGTGAAGGCGTTTTTCGTGAGATGAAGCTTAAGCAAGCTTTTGAAAAACCTTCTGAGAAGAAGGCACGTGAGAAAGCCGAAGCTATCCGCCGTCAGCGCAAGCTGGCTCGGAAAAAGCTTCAACGCGAGGGTATGGTCTAAGGACCTTATTCGACACGTTTAAGAATTAGGAAAACCCCGTGCTTTATGGCGCGGGGTTTTTCGTTAGATGACTTATGTTTAAGGTTCCTTTGATAAAGGAACGAACGAATGTCGAGCAGCACTAAGAAGACTTACGTTTTCAAAGAAAAATCATGGGAACCCATTGTCGAGATTGAGGGGGAAACTTTGATTTACCGAATGCCTGTCGCTTGCGGGCACTTCGACAAGTCATTCAGCTTTCGACTAGATCCAGCCGAATTCGAAGTTCTCAAAGCTGATGAGGAGCGGCGATACTTTCTTTATGCACTGTTACACAGCCAGTATCAGTCGAAACAAATGACGGCTTCGCTTTTAACCGATGAGAGCTTTCAAAAGGTACTGCTAGACGACGAAAACGCCGTAGAAAAACTACTGAGCACGCAAGACGAGGCATCCAATCGCGCAGTTTCCAATCTAGTCCGCATCTTAATGAAACGTGATCAACAACTAATGATAGCGGGCATTTGGTTTGCGGAACGCTAAACCGGTAACGCAGTCGTCTGCCGGACAGTCCGAAGCGCGAACGAGCTCTGCATCCCCTGCACACCCGGCAAACTTGCCAAGTACCTACGATGAATACGGGCAAAATCTTCGGCGTCTTCGGCCACGACCTTAAGCAAATAGTCCGCCTGCCCCGCCATCAAGTGGCATTCCAAAACGTCAGGAATTCGCGCGACGGACTTCTCAAACGCGTCAAGCACATCGTCAGCCTGCGCCCGCAATGTGATTTCCACGAACACTGTCGTCTTACGATCCACTTTGCGCGGATTCACCAGCGCCACGTAGCCTGAGATAAACCCATCCTTTTCCAACCGCTGAACACGACGGTGGCACGCTGATGGTGACAAGTTCACCTTGTCCGACAAGTCCGCGTTAGAAAGGCGGCCTTCGCGTTGCAGAGCATTCAAAAGGCGTCGGTCTGTTTCGTCTAACTCACTCAACGCAAAATCCTTTCGTATTTATCCATTTATTGCGGATATTCTTGCTATACATAGCGCTAACACGCCAAAGATTGCCACCCTTTTCCAACCGAACAGCGCGACTGTCACATTAGGGAATAGGAGAAATCACATGCACATCGGTTGCCCAAAAGAAATCAAACCACAAGAATTCCGCGTTGGCCTTACGCCAAATGCCGCCCGCGAAGCGATTGCGCACGGCCACAAAGTCACCGTCGAAACGCAAGGCGGCGTTGGTGCTGGGTTCAGTGACGAAGACTACATTGAGGCTGGCGCGGCAATCGCAGGCACCGCTGCCGAGATTTTCGCAGCCGCCGACATGATCGTGAAAGTAAAAGAACCCCAAGCCGTTGAACGCAAGATGCTGCGCGAAGGGCAGCTTTTGTTTACCTACCTTCATCTCGCCCCTGATCCAGAGCAAACCAAAGACCTCCTCGCGTCTGGTTGCACCGCGATTGCCTATGAAACGGTGACGGATGCACAGGGTGGCTTGCCTCTCCTCGCACCTATGTCCGAAGTTGCGGGTCGATTAGCACCACAAGTCGGCAGCTGGACACTGCAAAAAGCAAATGGTGGGCGCGGCGTACTAATGGGTGGCGTACCGGGCGTTGGCCCTGCAAAGGTCGTTGTAATCGGTGGCGGTGTTGTCGGTACGCATGCAGCACGGGTTGCCGCCGGAATGGGTGCGGATGTGACGGTGTTTGACCGCTCCCTTTCGCGTATGCGCTACCTTGACGATGTGTTCTCACGCGACTTCAAAACGATGTACGCAAGCGCTGGCAATACAATTGAGATGGTACGCGAAGCAGACATGGTAATCGGTGCCGTGTTGATCCCCGGTGCCGCAGCGCCCAAACTCATCAGCCGCGCACAATTGAGCGAGATGAAACAAGGTGCGGTGATTGTAGATGTGGCGATTGACCAAGGCGGGTGCTTTGAAACGTCCAAGGCAACGACGCACCAAGATCCGATCTATGATGTGGACGGGATCATGCACTACTGCGTGGCGAACATGCCGGGGGCAGTCGCCCGCACGTCAACAATTGCCCTTGGCAACGCGACGATGCCGTTCATGCTGGCCTTAGCCGATAAAGGTTGGCGGCAAGCATGCGAGGATGATGCGCATTTGCTGAACGGGTTGAACGTGCATGCCGGACAATTGACCTACTTCGCCGTTGGCAAAGCGCTGGGTATGGATGTTCTGTCCCCACAATTGGCCCTTAAGGCCTAGACGAAAAAAGGCCCGCCACAAACGGGCGGGCCTCTCGTCACCGATTGGATCGGATTACTTCTTCAGTGCTGTCAAGATGTCAGCCAGAAGCTCTTCCTGTGTTGGGCCAGCTGGCTCAGCAGGTGCTTCTTCTTCAGCTTTCTTCATTTTGTTCACAGAGCGAACCAGCATGAAGATCACAAATGCGATGATCAGGAAGTTGATGATCGCCATGATGAAGTTACCGTATGTGAATACTGCATCGCCAACAGAGGCAGAAAGACCACCAAAATCAACGCCGCCCATGAAGATACCGATCAATGGGTTGATGATATCAGCAACAAGGCTGCCTACGATTGCGGTGAATGCTGCACCGATGATGATACCAACAGCCATGTCCATGACATTGCCCTTAGCGATGAAGTCTTTGAATTCTTTGATCATTTTTAGTCCCACTTTTTTCAAACCACGCACCGGTCTATGCCGTTAGCGCTCACGTGGTCCTCTTTACCCTAATTTCACTTTTTCCCAAAGGGGCAAGTTCATACTAACTTCCCCCCCAGTTGCTATGGACAGTGCGGGGCGGGTCAGTCGGTAAGAAGATTGCCCTTACGCAGGCAGTTCACCCGTCAGCACATAGCGCAAAATCTCAACAACTTCATTAGGCTCACGTGCGACAGCCAACGCAGCTGCATCAACTTCCTTAAGCGCGTGATCATGGTC
This Octadecabacter temperatus DNA region includes the following protein-coding sequences:
- a CDS encoding ribonuclease T2 family protein, coding for MLRILALLCVVALPAKAQDVAGEFDYYVLSLSWSPNWCALDGDSRNSPQCEDDKDFGWVLHGLWPQYENGWPADCRHTFRNPSRADTSAMADIMGTSGLAWHQWNKHGSCSGLSPDDYYALARLAYEQVTRPAVFRRLEDPITLPASLIEEAFMRENEGLDADEITITCRSQRIQEARICLTRDLELRRCGSDVIRDCTLDDALFDPVR
- the rpsU gene encoding 30S ribosomal protein S21, with product MQVSVRDNNVDQALRALKKKLQREGVFREMKLKQAFEKPSEKKAREKAEAIRRQRKLARKKLQREGMV
- a CDS encoding NAD(P)H-quinone oxidoreductase; the encoded protein is MKAVEISQAGGPEVLTHVDVPTPEPAFGQVRIKVAYAGVNRPDALQRAGMYNPPKGASPLPGLEAAGEISAIGDGVTDWNVGDQVSALLPGGGYAEEVVTPAAHCLPVPVGLSLKQAACLPETFFTVWSNVFMRGGLKAGERFLVHGGSSGIGTTAIQLANAFGARVFTTAGSDEKCAACLDLGAEVAMNYREADFVEVMKAEGGANLILDMVGGDYLPRNVRALADDGRLVQIAFLQGPKIELNFAHLMMRRLTITGSTLRPQSDLAKAEIAMQLREQVWPLLTSGRVVPVMDHEFALADAAAAHTRMESSAHIGKIVLKV
- a CDS encoding Lrp/AsnC family transcriptional regulator, which gives rise to MSELDETDRRLLNALQREGRLSNADLSDKVNLSPSACHRRVQRLEKDGFISGYVALVNPRKVDRKTTVFVEITLRAQADDVLDAFEKSVARIPDVLECHLMAGQADYLLKVVAEDAEDFARIHRRYLASLPGVQGMQSSFALRTVRQTTALPV
- the ald gene encoding alanine dehydrogenase; its protein translation is MHIGCPKEIKPQEFRVGLTPNAAREAIAHGHKVTVETQGGVGAGFSDEDYIEAGAAIAGTAAEIFAAADMIVKVKEPQAVERKMLREGQLLFTYLHLAPDPEQTKDLLASGCTAIAYETVTDAQGGLPLLAPMSEVAGRLAPQVGSWTLQKANGGRGVLMGGVPGVGPAKVVVIGGGVVGTHAARVAAGMGADVTVFDRSLSRMRYLDDVFSRDFKTMYASAGNTIEMVREADMVIGAVLIPGAAAPKLISRAQLSEMKQGAVIVDVAIDQGGCFETSKATTHQDPIYDVDGIMHYCVANMPGAVARTSTIALGNATMPFMLALADKGWRQACEDDAHLLNGLNVHAGQLTYFAVGKALGMDVLSPQLALKA
- the mscL gene encoding large conductance mechanosensitive channel protein MscL gives rise to the protein MIKEFKDFIAKGNVMDMAVGIIIGAAFTAIVGSLVADIINPLIGIFMGGVDFGGLSASVGDAVFTYGNFIMAIINFLIIAFVIFMLVRSVNKMKKAEEEAPAEPAGPTQEELLADILTALKK
- a CDS encoding dimethylarginine dimethylaminohydrolase family protein, whose product is MALDKSTDAFSLQRRNPNGGTAPLTHWTLPNETDPLTDVLLGSPAHLFHRATSSLSRKHLREAPCNIQVAQAQHAELVDAYRHFNVNVHMLDAEPELTMQVYSRDSSVMTPYGAFITAMSQWWRRGENYAAIRAYEKLGIPIYDMVTAGTFEGGDFNVIEEGCVLIGCGEARTNEAGAKQVAGWFETEGWEVRIAYIDEFYVHIDLMVVPIAEKLTAVCLACTEPAIVDWLKAKGHEIIDVPFADTMALGCNLMSLGNDKIIAPRSSETLIDKLRARGFEVAAVETAEISKTGGGIHCMAQALKRDANA
- a CDS encoding COQ9 family protein, with translation MTTALTLLDAILPHVAFDGWSNEAFAAAAEDCGATLEEARALCPRGASDLAVLFHTEGDAAMVTALKAADLSEMRFRDKVAHAVRLRLDAVTDKEAVRRGSALFALPHMAPIGSKLIWGTADAIWTALGDTSEDVNYYTKRATLSAVYGAVVLFWLGDDTDDGQATTDFIDRRIENVMQFESFKAALNKNPLTKPFAGALERFTSHIKAPSAPADDLPGSWSTRR